The sequence gTGTTCTTAAGACTCTGGTtcgtaggtgatccgggtagggtcactataAAATAATACGGTTTATACTTTTAGGCtgctaatatattttttttctttcttgatAAGCTTTCCCCCCTTTCATGACGATTTTTTAACACTATTTCTTTTACATTTCAGTTTGGAGGATCAATAAAGAAACAAATGACGTATGAAGTGAATCGAGTGAATTCTCCTACTTCTTTGTGGGAATCTAACTTGTCATGTACACTAgtaaaaaaattttgggttgtaTTTGTAGATACTTTTTTTTGTCtcattgtttgaatttttgagtAGTTGACACATGTTTATGAATGAATGACTTGCGGACCATATTTTGAGacaattttttttacttgtaGACCTTATTTTGGAATAATGATTTTATGAATCTAAAGCATTTTCAGCTACACATTTCGTGGTACTTTTGTATTTTTGTTCAATGTTGGTGAAGTGAACAATATCTTTTACTTGAATGGAAAAATCACCTACTCATTATAAACCATTAATTTTCCGAGTGAATCACAATCTAGGactatgatttaaaatttgataataaagAAGACATAAATTGAAAACAAACGAACAAACCAgacaaaaattacaaatttcctATATTAACCCAAAATCCATTTTTTGTGATTAAGTGGGTACATGTCTAgaaaaatttaaacatgatttaggggctttattattataaaaccaAGTGGAAAAATGACTACGGGATTTTAAAAAATGGTCCGAAGAATTGTAGGGATTCGAGTGGTTCCTAAGAACCGATCTATTAACCAAGAGAGTCCGATGGTCCGAAGTCTAGTTTGGAAGCATCGAACTGGCTTGCTTGATTTTGGACGCAGAGGGTCAATTTGGAATGTCCGAACATGAGATCAAATGATCCGATCAGAGTTAGACCATGCAGATCTGAGGTGTCATGAGGATGTTGACACGTAGAAACATGCaggagttcggaaggtccgaagccATGATTGGAGGGTCGGAATGCATCTATCAAGCGAGGTGTCAAAATGTCAATGAGATGTGGGAACCATGCGAGTTCGGAAGGTTCGAACTCAGGATCGAAGCTTCCTATCACGAGCTCTATTAATAGGGCTCAAATTTCTCAAATTTGATGTGTATTTGAGTGTGGGGGTTTCAAAATCAATGTATATTATTAGTGTTTTAGCATGTACTCGAGGGCTGGGCGATAGATAGGTGCTATAGGACTTGTAGAGGAGCTGTGGCAGGGTTAGGGTCTTTGACATCGGCGAACTGACGACAGATGTAGGTATAGTACGAGATCCCTAGTAGTATTagagagtatctattagcttagttaaggcttttagatcaatATAAGTGATATGTAATTTTCTTGGCTTGTAATGATGTATTATAGATGCTTGTACATCTAGGCTAGTTTTTGAagtatgtaagtactgactgagattccAGCGAGTATGCATTCTTATATGTagaattttatgtgttataatccatgttttactattttattatattatgttgcatgcgaatattaattttgatttgtatctccttcgagataaccTTTCGGGTAGGGTCGATCAGCCATATACCCTTGTTATTGGTCGGACACCGAGACACGCTGTTTGTACGGGGACTGACGCTACGGTGATCTGGATGAGTGCGGGGAGTTACATAGCGGAGTTGACATCAAATGATACTACACAATCATTGACGCCTAGACTGAGCAGGACTTGATAGATTACTAGTACcaagtcatttgcatgcatcatgctAGTTTTTATACTCTTACTTTACATTCTGAGCGTTAGTCAATCACGTTTATTGTTGTTATTTcttggacacctcattcgatGAGACAGTTGCCGGTGGATCAAGATATTCATGACCTGTGTGTGGTAGGTGACCAGGGCTTGGATGCGGAGGTTGCCATTAGttgctaaagttattgtttatgatttttgttTGGATTGTATAATTTACCAAATGTATTACTTAGGTTTCCGGTTGTATGCTTAAAGTTTTGTATAGTAGGTGATTCAGGTTAGGTTCCTAAATgttccattaaaaaatatttatgtctCATGATATTTACAACCACGTTTAACGACATAGTGTTTATgagttttgttatatatatatgagtttctttcaagtgcccacctaccatgcccaccaatgatgtgacactattctattggacctacaatttatcacatccaaaagaatagtgccacatcattggtgggcatggtggtgggcatggtaggtggacacttgaaagaaactctatatatatatatatatatccctgcactatatatatatatccctgcactatatatatatatatatatatagaatctTGTGTGCACCCTGTGATGTTCGCGTGAACATCTGAGATGTTCTCGCGAACATCTGAATTTTTttagatgttcgcgcgaacatcctGCGGTGCACACAAAATCTCTGCACACTAGTGTGCAGTTGATCATGactgtatatgtatatatatatatatgtatgaggTGTGATATATTGTCCATCAACTGTACACATATTCGTATTTATCCTTGAGGTGTCACTCAACTACTAGATGTataattcatcacatccaatatgtGAGTGTCATCTCAATGGTGGACACGCGGTgaccatatcatatcaaaattatatatatacatatatatatatatatacatatacattcatatatataattttcttcTAAAGTGGGGGACAGAGATATTTTATCAAAGATTGGAAAAGTCCAACATTTGAAAAATGTCTggttgtaaatatatatatgtatatatgtgtgtgtgggaGAGAGAGaggaaattataaaatatagaaaggaaacaaaaacaacattatTTGTGTGACAACATTTTATATAGATCTTCAGTTCAGAGCCTAAAATGAGTTCCATGGGCAATATTAACGGATGGTGTGAGAACATAATCTACTGGTTCGATGAGGTATCCGAGCGCGCGGGTCAAGTACAAACCCAGACGCTGCGCCAGATTCTTTTGCAGAATTTCGAAGCTGAGTACCTAAAACAATGGCTAGAGGATGCCAATATTCAAGAAATGGATGCAAATGCATTGGAATCCCTCTACACTCGTGTGGTACCACTCGTTTCCCATGCAGATTTGGAGCCATATATCCAAAGAATTGCAGATGGAGGAAAAGAGCCACTTCTCACTAAAGAACCCATTAAATTTCTGTCATTAAGGTTAGTTTCCATGTTTATCCTTGTTATTATGATTTTGTTTTCATGGTTTtggtattaaaaaaaaaacactcaaAAGAAAGAAATATTATATGAATTGACTCGTAACTATGAAATGAAAGCAAGAAATATTGATCGAGATACCATTTTCTATTCTGATTTTTCTTTTAAGAATGTTCCATATTTCATTTGTTTGATGTGATATTGCTTTCTTAGCTCTGGTACAACCGAGGGAAGACAAAAACTTGTTCCCTTCACTCAATATAGTTCCAAAACTACTCTTCAGATTTTCAAACTTGGAGCAGCTTACAGATCAAGGTATActgtatatttaaaaaaaaaatattagaaattCTGTATCATCAAGTGTTATCTCTTGAAATGGATCATGACTTTTCAGGGCTTATCCAGCAAGGGAAGGAGGAAGAATTCTTGAATTCATATACAGCAGCAAAGGTTTCACGAGAACAAGAGCAGGGATCAAAGTAGGAACTGCCACAGCTCACTACTATGCCAGTGATGAATTCAAGCTCAAACAACAAGAAACCAACTCATTTACTTGCAGCCCAGAAGCTGTGATTTCTAGTGGAAACTATAAACAATCCACTTACTGTCACCTTCTGCTCGGTATCCATTATTCGGATCAAGTTGAATTCGTGACATCAACTTTTGCCTACAGTATTGTGCAGGCATTCACCACTTTTGAAGAAATTTGGAGAGAGATCACGAATGACATTAAACAAGGGAAATTGAACCCGGGAATTTCCATCCAAAGTGTTAGGGAAGCGGTTCTTGACATCGTTTTTCGGCCTAATCCGAATTTGGCCACTAGGGTTCAATCCATATGCGAAGAACTGGAAGAAAATGATTGGTTGGGAGTAATTCCGAAGCTTTGGCCTAATGCAAAATATGTGTACTCTATTATGACAGGTGCAATGCTACCATACTTGACGAAACTTAGGCATTATGCAGGGGATTTGCCTTTGGTAGGTGGAGATTATGGGTCCACAGAGAGTTGGATTGGGGTGAATCTGGATCCTCTTTTACCACCGGAGAAGGTTACATTCGCCGTTGTTCCCACTTTTTCTTACTTCGAATTCATACCACTTCATAGACAGGTTCTTGGTTCCAATTCGGCTGCCGACGATTTCATAGAAGATGATCCGGTTCCACTGtctcatgtcaagatcggacaGGAGTACGAGATTGTGCTGACCACATTCACAGGTATGTGGTTGATTCGTGATTCGTATATTTTGGCACATACATCATAGCCAGAAAACattgtttcatgatagccaaaCTTGAATCCATTGTAGCCATTCGATTCTTTGTTACGTAGTACACGATGGCCATAATACAGAGATGTATCATTAGCAGTAATTaatgtagttaaaagattatTTGTGGCCCATTTCAAGACAAGCCAAATACCATCAGCAACCATATTTGACGCATGAAAATAATCTGCGCCTTTAGTCATATCCCTATCGACTTGTTGCTTTCCCCAGTACACACATTCTAGGTGTAAATTGTGAAGCTAATTATACGAAAGCATGCAATTGTCCACCACTTCCAGAAATCTGCGGAGGCCTGTTGTGGTCGTTCACTTATTAGCATTTAATTAGTGTGTGTATGTACCTTATATTTATCAGCCACCACAACTCGAAAACGACACATTACCTAGTGGTGTCCATTTTCCTGGACACCCCATTGTTGTGCCACTCTGAACGAGAGCACACTTTGTCACCCCTCCAGCTAGCATATTCAAATTAATTCATTCGAGATTAAAGCAAATCTTCGATTAATTTTATTCATGTTAATTAATCTTGGCGATACAGGGTTGTACCGGTATCGATTAGGAGACGTGGTAGAAGTAACCGGTTTTCACAAGAACACCCCGAAACTAAACTTCGTTTGCAGAAGAAAGTTGATTCTAACCGTGAACATAGACAAGAACACCGAGAAGGACCTCCAACTAGTGGTTGATAAAGGTTCCCGGATATTGAAGAAGTCGAAGGCGGAGCTAGTGGACTTCACTAGCCATGCCGATGTGTCCAACCAACCAGGGCACTACGTTATATATTGGGAGATAAAGGGTGACGTCGAAGATAGGCTGCTGGAAGAGTGTTGCAAGGAAATGGATGCTTCGTTTGTTGATCAAGGCTATGTTGTTTCAAGAAAGTGCAACTCGATCGGACCTTTGGAGCTCTGCATTGTGGACAGGGGAACTTTTAACAAGATTATGGAGAATTTCATTGCTAATGGAGCAAGTTTGAGCCAGTTCAAGACTCCTAGATGCACTAACAACCCTGCTCTACTCAAAATTCTCAGTTTGTGCACTGCAAAAAGATTTCACAGCACAGCTTATGGGCCTTGACATTCAGCGTTGCACTAATTGGCGCAGACTTTGATCATCATGTTTCTTTCTCAGATAGCAGCCTAACTTCATCTTGTGTTGTTTCTTGAATgcttttgaataaaattatgcATCATTTTCCCCCATAAAATATGCAATGAGTTTTTGGTTCATTgggattaattgttttttttcccCACACATTTAGCTCTTTTTTAATAGATTTGCGTCAATAGTCGATATTGCGGATATATCTTGctataattgaaaattttacCTAGCTAAAAATCTATtattatctatctatctattctATTCTATTAATAAGCCACTTCGAATTATGAATTTTCGTGCATGCCCTTAACTATCAagtttcaacatggtttctctgTTTCCTCGGTCGTGATTTCATGTTTTGTGCCATGTAATTAATATATGGGCTCATTTATTTGCTTCCGTTTCTTCCCTTCTCATTTGTGCATTGCCTTTACCGTGGTAATAATGGCTGCTCGATTAAGTCATACACGTTGTGGTGCACTCTCCATGTGTGTTTCAATTCGCTCTCTTCGTTTCTCTCCAGTTTAATTGCTTTGTTGCTACCTCTTTCATCTCTCAATGTGTGTTATGTTAGGGAAAATTTTCCATAAACTTAAACCTAGAATCATCATGCTAAATCATCAAGATTAAATACTGTAAACTTAAGCGAAAGCGTACCTTAATTCTTAACAATTGATACCGATGTAGATCTGCATGGTTTGGCCTTCCAGATCAACACGATTTGCTTTGAGAGTTCCTTCAGTTCTCTCACGCTCTCTAACTATCGATGAGAATAGAATAGAATGACTGTGTCGATGTAGACGTCGTGTGATCTGGGGATcataaccctatatttatattttgggattctatttaagcccatcaatcaaatagaaaagcccactagtatctacacattaaaggtcacaccctattagatacattaaagcccaaataaacTGAAACTTTATTTAGATCACTTTTAAGGGCTAACTTTATTTGACAGTCCacaacacataattatttacatataagtCCAACGTTGGATTTATGATCCAACAATCTCCCACTGGGCTATATATGAAACTTTATAATTATGTTTTGCAAAATAACCAAATGAGCTCAACTTTGCTGTCATTACCGAAATGTATCTACTGCTAATCCGGTCCATCAATCATACTAACATAGGATCAAAGAGGCTTTTGTCACATTTATCGTAACTCGACCCATCAATGGTCACATATGCCAGATAACTGAACGACATGGATTATGATGTGGATGTGTAGCATGGAAATTTCATGTAACGTGATCTTAACATGTCTATTTTCAACTGGTCCACCCTTAAACTTTAGTGAGATCAACCGTAATAGAATCAGAGTGTGAATAAATCAAAACCTTTATTTCTGCAGAAATAACTTTTCCTTATGTATCCATAAACCAAAAAACTGAATAACCGAACATGTctataaaagcatttaaaattacaaactcCCACTGAAACTAAATATTCTTGATTGACAAAACACCCATACAAATAATGTGAACACAAAACCTTTTGGGTGATAGTCCCTTAGCAAATGGATCCACAATCATGGAGTTTGTACCGATGTGCTTTATAGACATTATTCACTCTGAACTCTTACTTCAATAATCAGAAACATGATTGGATGCCTTGTAACACACTATAAAATCTACTGTCATGACAAAAGAGACTATAACAAGTGACTTTTTAGTACTCTTTTGTGAGATGACACCTTTTGGCAGCAGATTTAAATAGTCCAACATAATTTTCACACTATCTAGGCATCCCTTAAATCAGAGTCAGTATACCAAATGATCTCAAAACCGATCTGACCTCTGATATGTGAGCATATAAttccttttattttttgtaaattcCATAATACATAATTGACTATCTTTCAATAGTCTACTcctgaattatttaaatatttgtccAACATCCCAGTCAAGTATATAAAAGCTTTACATGTATATACCTTAACAATACATTAGATTCTCTACTGCTAAGTCATAaagaatcttttgtatttcttttttttaaatcattattAGAGCAATGGTTGAGACTAAATTATCTCCCTCAACTTAGGGTATCAACTGGTTTACAATTTTGCATCCCATATCGCTTTACAACTTTCTCGATATAGCTTTTTTGTGATAATCCAAGAATACATCGAGAGCGATCCcaatgtatctggatacccagtACAAAAGATGCATCACCAAGATCATTCATCTCAAAATttgaaagggcccgtgtcctgatttaatatttaatgatcaaaccaccaggattaattaatgtaaacagcgaaaacgagttaaaaatttgcgtttgggcctacagaaattttggcatgacatattcgtaaataggacatcccaaaaacctgtacaacacaaccagcaatatatactcgaaaatagagtcacaactccaatttacaaacctatagccgcactggccaggactaaacacatgcagagccggcaaggctcgatcacacaaataacaattcaaaacaaggtccaaaactatttatacagatacacagggcatcaccccggcaaatataaaactcgctaaactgatatatatacatatatctgggaactcgactccacgctcgcctcactgggtaccactagatgacgctccaccagatgcgtcaaatccccctggataacctgctatggaatcacaaacaaccacaacataaaaagaaaacaggggtcggaccccagtacgacgaactataaaacttacgacaaatataactgacatgaataaaatcaagtacaatgcaatgaaatacaatgtaatgcgtgacatatattaatgaaataagggataccaaaaggagtccaaataatcgtatcacaataaactcaatggccacccgtgccaggaacgcagcagacctcgaatcatcactgctaatccatacacgtagcatcggagggtgacaggagcgacccgtccagcctcatgctatcatcaggagtgtcgtacgtagcatcgagAGCACGGTTGCTACCCGCTCGGTCTCGTGCTaactcaggagtgcactaaataatgtcactcgctccatcgatgactcaatacatctcaagaaatcaatatcaatagcaatcaaaggattcaaggctcaacgtgctatgaaaaattgtaaatgagtgaatgcaatcatataatccacataagcacataatacacgttatcactcattacaaaatatttaatatcataacatgccattataggcgtcgtaatataaacagctcatacgtacctcaaccaacacttaatttaccacagaaatatctcaagtaattCTCGAATAGTACAATCCTGTGGAAAACCATTGATATCATATTAATTCCTGTTTCCATTTACAAATCTGAAAATTATCGGAACTAATTCTAAAAAATCAAACTAACATTTCTTTAACTTCACATCTCATATTAAATCATCCTATCAATGTCCAAttatcaaataaataactaGAAAAGTATCTGAATTTTCCAGAAAAATTGTTCAAAAATCCTGAAATTAATCTATAACAATTCTAACACATCTAAACATCCAAACAATGATTTAAACATCTCTATAATTCGAAAATCCAACATAATATAATCTAAAATTTCGAAATAATTCCCAAATCTATTCTGAAAAATAACCATACCTCAATTCAACTGAAATATAACACCTACAATCaagaattaaatcaaatatcaataattGGAAATCGATTGAATCAAAATTCTCAAAATTCGAAACACTAATCTCGAAATCTACCTCAAATATTCGAATTAGAGGTCTAATCAACCGAAACCACAACCCCTTAAACTCCGGCGACGATCGGACGGCGGCTAGGGGCGGCGAAGACGACGGCTGTCGGAATTCGAGCTTCGAGCGACGCGAGAAAACCTTACAATATTGGTACCAAAAGAGAGCTCTCGTCGCGAGGATTTCAgaactatatttattttcaaaaatcgataaccgacggaaaagttacggcgatttgaagcgataggaaaattttggaaaagaaaagaacaagGAATCGGAAAAGCTgagaagatgacgatgatgaatACCGAGGAGAGAGAAATAGAATATATATCCGCATCTAGTAATTAGATATGTATTGGTTTAAtgtgtgtcttattttattcattcggggttaaaacttgacccgatttgaattatttcaactcctgtgtgatttataaatcaaatatgtaatttaatatcgtctataaaccgatatttattcatacatatttttaacacacaaattaattaacatattaaaatcgggtccttacaaAATTCTTAGCTAGAAATCTCTTGGTGTCATGCAACATATCTATATCGTTACAAGCGAGCAGGCTATAATTACATAGAAAACCAGaaaaatatttactcccacagACCTTATGATAtatacaatcatcgaccaaattCATCTCAAACCGAACGAGATGATCACATGatgaaatgtaaaaatattatttattaattaaaatttaataccATGTCAATATATTCCTGAAGAGTCTTTCAAATAAACCAAAGAGAAAGACCTTTACAATTATATCATCTTACTGTGTAAAACCTTATTAATGATAAGACGAGCCTTATATCTTTCCACACTACCTTTTGAGTGCTCATGGTTTTAAATATTCATTTAGAACCAATGAACTTCACACTTTAGGAAATGAGACAAGATATTAAATGTCATTGTCTTTCatagattttatctttttatattGACATCAATCCATTTCGAGAGTTAGAATTTTTATGACTTCATCATGTCAATGTTGACCTTATTCTCTTAGAGAAATACAATCAAATTACCTAAGACTGTATTTCTTCTCTCTCGAGTGGAACTCCATAATGACAAGGTTATTGAGATGTAAGAGTTTGTTCTTTTAGAATATTTTTTGAATGAGAGATTTACCTAAATTGTCTTACCGTATTATGTTTTTGAACAaagtcaaaaatataattttgatcaatGTCAATAACACCtgtaagaatattaaaatattctttCTTAAAGACAATTTTCAAACTTTATCTCCCCTCACAAACTCGACATCCTCAAAAACCAAGCATTTTCCTAACTGAGAATAAAATTAATTACGGGACCATAAAACTTTCACCACTTAGATCTTTAAGAATCActtcaatcaaactttgttAAGGATATATGCTGCAGTCATTAGTATTTTTCCATAAATGAGATATAAAAGTCATATCTAAAATAATCATCTATGAACAATATAAATTATTGTcgatcattaaaaaaaaaaccatttggAAGACCCACtaatatccatatttataagtTCATAGACATCCAAATTCTTGTTGGCTTCAAATCTcctttaatttgtttgttttccCTTTATACATTGAacacaaatatcaaaatatgttaaatttaaaGGATTGAGAATTTTGTCATACATAAGTTTCTTTATTCTCCATCCGGagatataatataatatctCATGTCACGACGTAACTGAATTCTCATTTACTGGAATTTTATCTTTGAGACTTTTAAATTGAATTGCATGGACTCATTAAATGAACAATTATACCAACCGAAGAAAGATTATTGTAACGAGATGAAGAGCCAAAGCCAACCAATTTTGAATCATGAAACAACCTAAATTTCCATTTCCAAATGAGCAAGAGAAACCGAATTTTcccaaaatagaaataaaaattatccCGCCTGAAAGTCGGTACAATAAATGTTTCATTTAGATTCAAATAAAACTCAGGCCTTaacaataatctaaaatttttaattatttcaactttaattGTTTTGCCATTGTACACCGATGAATCTTTCATCATCATCTGAACTTTAGCAATGATAATAATAACTCCGCGTAGACACACTGATGATAGCACCAAAATCTATCCATCATATGTGAcatcaaagataaattatttttaaaacaaatcaaatttagaaactttattttcatgagccttttagctCCACAAAGAAACAACTATTATTTTCCGATTAACTCGATTTCTTTTGTTGTTTCTTTTGAAGTGCTATATCTGCAGCTTACTTTATCCTTAATCATTTATCTTTATACCTCATTGAAAGTGAATTTGTCAAGAACGTACAAAATTCATCATTTCATTCTCGACAAAcctcattttcaatatttttaaggTCATTCTTAACTGTAGTTATATCTTTTCGACATATTGCCCTAATGATTCCTAAATGACTACCTTAATGATCATCAAACATGCAATTTAATTTTCCATACCTTTTCATCTCCCTTCTTTCAAAAGAGGTATTCTAGTTCATAAAGGTATACTGAAATCAATCTTTATTGCACTATCTTTGATCATTATTCCAATAACTATCAAGATGTTTACTTttccataacttgaagtaacaATCATCTTTGAAAGTAATAATAAAATTGATGTGGACAGTAAAACTAACagaaatattcaaataataactgaacagaaaattatcaataaattaaatttgctCACAAAAAATGCCCAAATAAgtaatattaaattcaaataaaggCACTCTCCATCTCAAGATATCGGACACTCCATTAATATTCCATCTTTGGACAAAATATTAACTTGTAAATGATATATTGATGTAGTAATCAAATACTGATAATaagaacatatcaaataataaatcttTCTTTGGGCCGATT comes from Henckelia pumila isolate YLH828 chromosome 4, ASM3356847v2, whole genome shotgun sequence and encodes:
- the LOC140866146 gene encoding indole-3-acetic acid-amido synthetase GH3.10, whose translation is MSSMGNINGWCENIIYWFDEVSERAGQVQTQTLRQILLQNFEAEYLKQWLEDANIQEMDANALESLYTRVVPLVSHADLEPYIQRIADGGKEPLLTKEPIKFLSLSSGTTEGRQKLVPFTQYSSKTTLQIFKLGAAYRSRAYPAREGGRILEFIYSSKGFTRTRAGIKVGTATAHYYASDEFKLKQQETNSFTCSPEAVISSGNYKQSTYCHLLLGIHYSDQVEFVTSTFAYSIVQAFTTFEEIWREITNDIKQGKLNPGISIQSVREAVLDIVFRPNPNLATRVQSICEELEENDWLGVIPKLWPNAKYVYSIMTGAMLPYLTKLRHYAGDLPLVGGDYGSTESWIGVNLDPLLPPEKVTFAVVPTFSYFEFIPLHRQVLGSNSAADDFIEDDPVPLSHVKIGQEYEIVLTTFTGLYRYRLGDVVEVTGFHKNTPKLNFVCRRKLILTVNIDKNTEKDLQLVVDKGSRILKKSKAELVDFTSHADVSNQPGHYVIYWEIKGDVEDRLLEECCKEMDASFVDQGYVVSRKCNSIGPLELCIVDRGTFNKIMENFIANGASLSQFKTPRCTNNPALLKILSLCTAKRFHSTAYGP